Proteins from a genomic interval of Bos mutus isolate GX-2022 chromosome 15, NWIPB_WYAK_1.1, whole genome shotgun sequence:
- the NLRX1 gene encoding NLR family member X1, with protein MRWGCHLPRASWSPGLRRILQPADERIPFLIHWSWPLKGERPLGSPRAFIRHNGSSVGNGPSSGRHGQLFRGIAASEALQRHRHNLAEWFSRLPREERQFGPTFALDTVHVDPVIRESTPDELLRPLAELALEHQPPSAGLPPLALSQLFDPDACGRRVQTVVLYGTVGTGKSTLVRKMVLDWCYGRLPAFELLIPFSCEDLSSLGPAPASLCQLVAQRYTPLKEILPLMAAAGSRLLFVLHGLEHLNLNFSLASTGLCSDPEKPEAPAAIIINLLRKYMLPEASILVTTRPSAIGRIPSKYVGRYGEICGFSDTNLQKLYFQLRLNQPDCGPGAGGVSVTPAQRDHLVQMLTRNLEGHHQIAAACFLPSYCWLVCATLHFLHAPTPAGQTLTSIYTSFLRLNFSGEMLDSTDPSKLSLMAYAARTMGKLAYEGVSSRKTYFSEEDVRGCLEAGVQTEEEFQLLHVFRRDALRFFLAPCVEPGHTGTFVFTVPAMQEYLAALYIVLGLRKTTLQRVGKEVAELVGRVGEDVSLVLGIVAKLLPLRALPLLFNLLKVVPRVFGRVVGKSREAVAQAMVLEMFREEDYYNDDVLDQMGASILGVEGPRRHPDEPPDDEVFELFPMFMGGLLSAHNRAVLAQLGCPIKTLDALENAQAIKKKLGKLGRQVLPPSELLDHLFFHYEFQNQRFSAEVLGSLRQLNLAGVRMTPLKCTVVATVLGSGRHALDEVNLASCQLDPAGLRTLMPVFLRARKLGLQLNSLGPEACRDLRDLLLHDQCQVTTLRLSNNPLMAAGVALLLEGLAGNTSLKHLSLLHTGLGDEGLELLATQLDRNQQLQELNVAYNGAGDTAALALAKAAWKHPSLELLHLYFNELSSECRQALRDLGSAAEGGARVVVSLTEGTAVSEYWSVILGEVQRNLNSWDRGRVRRHLELLLRDLEDNRGATLNPWRKAQLLRVEGEVRALLEQLGGPGS; from the exons GGCCTTTATACGCCACAATGGAAGCTCAGTGGGCAATGGTCCTTCATCCGGGAGGCATGGACAGTTGTTCCGGGGCATTGCTGCATCTG AAGCTCTCCAGCGGCACCGCCACAACCTGGCCGAGTGGTTCAGTCGGCTGCCCAGGGAAGAGCGCCAGTTTGGCCCGACCTTTGCACTAGACACAGTCCATGTCGACCCTGTGATCCGTGAGAGCACCCCTGATGAGCTGCTGCGCCCACTGGCTGAACTGGCCCTGGAGCATCAGCCACCCTCTGCTGGGCTCCCCCCGCTAGCCCTGTCTCAGCTCTTTGACCCAGATGCCTGTGGGCGCCGGGTGCAGACGGTGGTGCTTTATGGGACCGTGGGCACAGGCAAGAGCACGCTGGTGCGCAAGATGGTCTTGGACTGGTGTTATGGGCGGCTGCCAGCCTTCGAGCtgctcattcccttctcctgtgaGGACCTGTCATCCCTGGGCCCTGCTCCCGCCTCCTTGTGCCAACTTGTAGCCCAGCGCTACACTCCCCTGAAGGAGATTCTGCCTCTGATGGCCGCTGCCGGTTCCCGCCTGCTCTTTGTGCTCCACGGCTTGGAGCATCTCAACCTCAATTTCTCCTTGGCCAGCACAGGGCTTTGCAGTGACCCCGAGAAGCCAGAGGCGCCAGCTGCCATCATCATCAACCTGCTGCGCAAATACATGTTGCCTGAG GCCAGCATTCTGGTGACCACCCGGCCCTCTGCCATCGGCCGCATCCCCAGCAAGTACGTAGGCCGCTATGGAGAGATCTGTGGCTTCTCCGATACAAACCTCCAGAAGCTCTACTTCCAGCTCCGCCTCAACCAGCCAGACTGCGGGCCCGGAGCTGGGGGGGTATCGGTCACGCCGGCTCAGCGTGACCACCTGGTGCAGATGCTGACCCGGAATCTGGAGGGGCACCATCAGATCGCCGCTGCCTGCTTCCTGCCCTCCTACTGCTGGCTTGTCTGTGCCACCCTGCACTTCCTGCATGCCCCCACGCCGGCCGGCCAGACCCTCACGAGCATCTACACCAGCTTCCTGCGTCTTAACTTCAGTGGGGAGATGCTGGACAGCACTGACCCCTCTAAGTTGTCCCTGATGGCCTATGCGGCCCGAACCATGGGCAAGCTGGCCTACGAGGGTGTGTCCTCCCGCAAGACATACTTCTCCGAAGAGGACGTGCGTGGCTGCCTGGAAGCCGGCGTCCAGACAGAAGAGGAGTTTCAGCTGCTGCATGTTTTCCGCCGAGACGCCCTGCGGTTTTTTCTGGCCCCATGCGTGGAGCCAGGACACACGGGTACCTTTGTGTTCACtgtgcctgccatgcaggaataCCTGGCTGCCCTCTACATCGTGCTGGGTTTGAGGAAGACAACTCTGCAGAGGGTGGGCAAGGAAGTGGCCGAGCTCGTGGGCCGTGTCGGGGAGGATGTCAGCCTGGTCCTGGGCATCGTGGCCAAGCTGCTGCCCTTGCGGGCCCTGCCACTGCTCTTCAACCTGCTCAAG GTGGTTCCACGAGTGTTTGGGCGCGTGGTGGGTAAGAGCCGTGAGGCGGTGGCCCAGGCCATGGTGCTGGAGATGTTCCGAGAGGAGGACTACTACAACGACGATGTCCTAGACCAGATGGGTGCTAGTATCCTGGGCGTCGAAGGTCCCCGGCGCCACCCGGATGAGCCTCCAGACGATGAAGTCTTTGAGCTTTTCCCCATGTTCATGGGCGGGCTTCTGTCTGCCCACAACCGGGCAGTGCTGGCTCAGCTTGGCTGCCCCATCAAGACCCTGGATGCCCTGGAGAACGCCCAGGCCATCAAGAAGAAGCTGGGCAAGCTGGGCCGGCAGGTGCTGCCCCCCTCGGAGCTCCTAGACCACCTCTTCTTCCACTATGAGTTCCAGAATCAGCGCTTCTCTGCCGAGGTGCTTGGCTCTCTGCGCCAGCTCAACCTGGCAGGCGTGCGCATGACGCCCCTCAAGTGCACGGTGGTGGCAACTGTCCTGGGCAGCGGAAGGCATGCCCTGGACGAGGTGAACTTGGCCTCCTGCCAGCTGGATCCTGCTGGGTTGCGCACGCTCATGCCTGTCTTCCTGCGTGCCCGGAAGCTGGG GTTGCAACTCAACAGCCTGGGCCCTGAGGCCTGCAGGGACCTCCGAGACCTGCTGCTACATGACCAGTGCCAAGTGACCACCCTGCG GCTGTCCAACAACCCGCTGATGGCGGCGGGTGTGGCCCTGCTGCTGGAGGGGCTGGCAGGAAATACGTCCCTGAAACACCTGTCTCTACTGCACACCGGCCTTGGGGATGAGGGCCTGGAGCTGCTGGCTACCCAGCTGGACCGAAACCAGCAGCtccaggagctgaatgtggccTACAATGGCGCTGGTGACACGGCGGCCCTGGCCTTAGCCAAGGCTGCCTGGAAGCACCCTTCCTTGGAGCTGCTGCA TCTCTACTTCAACGAGCTGAGCTCAGAGTGCCGCCAGGCCCTGCGGGACTTGGGGAGCGCTGCAGAGGGCGGTGCCCGGGTCGTGGTGTCGCTGACGGAGGGGACAGCAGTGTCTGAGTACTGGTCGGTGATCCTGGGTGAAGTCCAGCGGAACCTCAACAGCTGGGATCGGGGCCGGGTCCGGCGCCACCTGGAGCTGCTGCTGAGGGATCTAGAAGACAACCGGGGAGCCACCCTTAATCCCTGGCGTAAGGCCCAGCTGCTGCGGGTGGAGGGCGAGGTCAGGGCCCTCCTGGAGCAGCTGGGCGGCCCTGGAAGCTGA